In Dissulfuribacter thermophilus, a genomic segment contains:
- a CDS encoding type IV pilus twitching motility protein PilT → MRFNDIATLVQKALDQYPKFSDLNLTVGRPVQVCADGVLKPVSFPLMTSVLTPVQTEQIVMCLVEGNKRLLSDLLLHGSCDLSYQHPSGPRFRVNIFSQRGTYSIVMRQLSSKIPTIKEMKMPECFYKMAQEKNGIILFVGATGSGKSTSLAAILDVINETSPVHVVTLEDPIEFVHPHKKATFNQRELGLDFDQFASGLRAALRQAPHVILVGEIRDKETMEIALNAADTGHLVFSTLHTVNAGQAINRILGMFSIEEERQIRSRLADTIRWIVAQRLLPKVGGGRVAAYEILRSNLQIKSLILQGESEEKTFYGTLEKGSAYDMQTFDQHILKLFEDNLITEETALAYASSKAKVRQGIDLIKSKRGEKTTDIEGLSIDFDWDESP, encoded by the coding sequence TTGAGATTTAACGACATAGCCACATTAGTGCAGAAGGCCCTAGATCAGTATCCGAAATTCTCGGATCTCAATCTTACTGTGGGCCGACCAGTTCAGGTGTGTGCAGATGGTGTGCTCAAGCCCGTCTCTTTCCCCCTAATGACCAGCGTGCTCACACCTGTTCAGACAGAGCAGATCGTCATGTGCCTTGTTGAAGGCAACAAGCGCCTTTTATCAGATCTGCTTTTACATGGTTCATGTGATCTTTCGTATCAGCATCCATCAGGGCCCAGATTTAGGGTCAACATTTTTTCTCAGAGGGGCACATACAGCATTGTAATGCGCCAACTGTCCAGCAAGATCCCCACCATTAAGGAAATGAAGATGCCAGAGTGCTTCTATAAGATGGCACAGGAAAAAAACGGGATCATCCTCTTTGTTGGCGCCACCGGAAGTGGTAAGAGTACCAGCCTTGCGGCTATCTTGGACGTAATTAACGAGACTTCCCCTGTTCATGTGGTCACTCTTGAGGATCCTATTGAATTTGTTCATCCTCATAAAAAAGCCACTTTCAATCAAAGGGAATTGGGTCTTGATTTTGATCAATTTGCAAGTGGATTGAGGGCTGCATTGAGGCAGGCTCCCCATGTCATTTTAGTTGGAGAGATTCGCGATAAAGAGACAATGGAAATAGCCCTCAATGCAGCAGATACAGGACACCTGGTTTTCAGCACTCTTCACACTGTAAATGCTGGGCAGGCCATAAATCGCATCCTTGGAATGTTTTCAATAGAAGAGGAACGTCAAATACGTTCAAGACTCGCAGATACCATTCGCTGGATTGTAGCCCAGAGGCTCTTGCCCAAAGTTGGCGGTGGAAGGGTGGCTGCCTACGAGATCCTGCGTTCCAATCTTCAAATAAAGAGCCTTATACTCCAAGGAGAATCAGAGGAAAAGACTTTTTATGGGACCCTTGAAAAGGGTTCTGCCTATGACATGCAGACCTTTGATCAGCATATATTAAAGCTATTTGAAGACAATCTAATCACAGAAGAAACAGCCCTTGCATACGCAAGTAGTAAGGCGAAGGTAAGACAAGGCATTGACCTTATAAAAAGCAAAAGAGGAGAAAAGACCACTGATATTGAAGGGTTGAGCATTGATTTTGATTGGGATGAGTCACCATGA
- a CDS encoding metal-dependent transcriptional regulator, translated as MDKSHHILSASLEDYLEAIYLIIKEKKAVRAKDIAKRLGVSNASVTGALRTLSKRGLIHYAPYDVISLTEKGNAVAEDIVRRHEILKEFFVKALAVPEELADEAACKMEHGIPQEIIDRFVHFIKLLESCPLSRKGLLDDLKKQFDGDNDISTCEHCNKGGGPDGN; from the coding sequence ATGGATAAATCTCACCATATTTTAAGTGCAAGTCTTGAAGATTACCTTGAAGCCATCTACTTAATAATCAAGGAAAAAAAAGCGGTTAGGGCAAAGGATATTGCAAAAAGGCTTGGGGTAAGTAATGCATCTGTAACAGGGGCACTCAGGACCCTCTCAAAGAGGGGTCTTATACATTATGCTCCTTACGATGTTATCAGTCTCACTGAAAAGGGAAATGCTGTTGCAGAGGATATAGTAAGACGCCATGAGATTCTAAAGGAGTTTTTCGTGAAGGCCTTAGCAGTTCCGGAAGAGCTCGCCGATGAGGCGGCATGTAAGATGGAGCACGGTATTCCACAAGAGATCATTGACAGATTTGTCCACTTTATAAAGCTCCTGGAGTCATGTCCGTTGAGTCGAAAGGGCTTGCTTGACGACTTAAAAAAACAATTTGACGGTGACAACGATATTTCAACATGTGAGCATTGTAATAAGGGGGGCGGGCCGGATGGAAATTAG
- a CDS encoding zinc-ribbon domain-containing protein, translating into MSTDENYVSIICPNCSRKYRIGADKIPAGKTIMVKCLQCGEKIPVGLRKNPVSSQDSPLVSSEILLKAQEYFQPGQKVAIVVADIKEPSNIFKLLNDMGFETRVVNWPDELEGRFRLFTYPLCFFYQQGQQMQDKLLQLLVKASHLPAETRRKTFFLYCAPEGNRYDSLQAFSYSVDLVISHADLDRLKEFLPEAIREKELNYKPLFAIQEELQKKGLK; encoded by the coding sequence ATGAGCACAGATGAAAATTATGTTAGCATAATTTGCCCTAATTGCTCAAGGAAATACAGGATTGGGGCAGATAAGATACCTGCTGGAAAAACAATAATGGTAAAATGCCTCCAGTGTGGTGAAAAGATTCCGGTAGGACTACGGAAAAATCCAGTATCCAGTCAAGATAGCCCTCTGGTTTCATCCGAAATCCTGTTAAAGGCCCAAGAGTACTTTCAACCAGGTCAAAAGGTGGCTATTGTGGTGGCTGATATCAAGGAGCCTTCAAATATTTTCAAATTATTAAATGACATGGGATTTGAGACCAGAGTTGTCAATTGGCCAGATGAACTAGAAGGCCGTTTCAGACTCTTCACTTATCCCCTTTGTTTCTTTTATCAGCAAGGGCAACAGATGCAGGATAAGCTGTTACAATTACTGGTCAAGGCATCTCATCTCCCAGCTGAAACAAGAAGGAAGACATTTTTTCTCTATTGTGCCCCAGAAGGTAATAGGTACGATTCTCTGCAGGCATTTTCATACAGTGTTGACCTTGTGATTTCCCATGCTGACCTTGATAGGTTGAAAGAATTTTTACCTGAGGCAATCAGAGAGAAAGAGTTAAATTATAAGCCTCTCTTTGCTATTCAGGAAGAACTTCAAAAAAAGGGGTTAAAATAG
- the tatA gene encoding twin-arginine translocase TatA/TatE family subunit, translating into MFGLGIPEFLIILAILLIIFGAKKLPEIGKGLGKGIKNFKKSLKEEEKESEHQSD; encoded by the coding sequence GTGTTCGGGCTTGGGATACCGGAGTTTTTAATAATCCTTGCCATCTTGCTCATTATCTTTGGAGCCAAAAAGCTCCCTGAGATAGGTAAAGGGCTTGGCAAAGGCATAAAAAATTTTAAAAAATCCCTTAAGGAGGAAGAAAAAGAGTCCGAACATCAATCTGATTGA
- a CDS encoding type IV pilus twitching motility protein PilT translates to MAKIDAFFKLMNEQGASDLHLASGSPPVLRIRGELHRVKYKVLENDELKAMLYEIAPEEKIKVFEETGDVDFGYEIPGLARYRANFFMQKNGIAAVFREIPSEIKTAEELGLPPVITKLAMLPRGLVLVTGPTGSGKSTTLAAIVDHANRHRKDHIITIEDPIEFVHKSKGCLINHREVGTHTRSFSAALRGALREDPDIILVGEMRDLETISLAIEAAMTGHLVMGTLHTISAAKTVDRIIEIFPTHQQPQVRSTLADALRAVISQTMFKRIDKPGRCVAFEILIATPAVRNLIREGKTYQIPSSRQTGKKYGMQTLDDAIMELLQKGWIDPNEAYNKCVDKAKFRPYTTRIDDITEV, encoded by the coding sequence ATGGCAAAGATAGATGCCTTTTTTAAATTGATGAATGAACAGGGTGCTTCTGACCTCCACCTTGCCTCCGGATCTCCTCCAGTTCTCAGGATAAGGGGCGAACTTCATAGGGTTAAATACAAGGTTCTCGAAAATGACGAACTTAAGGCCATGCTCTATGAGATAGCTCCTGAAGAAAAGATCAAGGTCTTTGAAGAGACTGGCGATGTGGACTTTGGTTATGAGATCCCAGGGCTTGCACGGTACCGCGCCAATTTCTTCATGCAGAAAAATGGCATTGCTGCAGTTTTTCGTGAAATCCCTAGTGAGATAAAGACAGCTGAAGAGCTCGGTCTTCCACCAGTTATCACAAAATTGGCCATGCTACCAAGGGGGCTTGTATTGGTTACAGGGCCTACGGGGAGCGGTAAATCAACTACCCTTGCGGCAATAGTGGACCATGCAAACAGACACAGAAAAGACCACATTATTACAATTGAAGATCCTATAGAATTTGTCCATAAGAGCAAAGGCTGTCTGATAAATCACAGGGAGGTGGGAACCCATACGAGATCGTTCAGTGCTGCCTTGAGGGGCGCTCTACGTGAAGATCCTGATATTATACTTGTAGGTGAAATGAGGGACTTAGAGACTATTTCACTGGCTATCGAGGCTGCAATGACCGGTCACCTTGTAATGGGCACGCTACATACCATAAGTGCAGCTAAGACCGTTGATAGGATAATAGAGATATTCCCAACCCATCAGCAGCCACAGGTGAGATCAACACTGGCTGATGCACTTAGGGCAGTAATATCACAGACAATGTTCAAACGCATTGACAAACCTGGAAGATGTGTTGCTTTTGAGATACTCATTGCCACTCCGGCAGTGAGAAATCTGATACGTGAAGGCAAGACCTATCAGATCCCATCTTCAAGGCAAACAGGAAAGAAATACGGAATGCAAACCCTGGATGATGCTATAATGGAGCTACTCCAGAAGGGCTGGATTGATCCCAACGAGGCCTACAATAAGTGTGTTGACAAGGCAAAATTTAGGCCGTATACAACCAGGATTGACGATATCACAGAGGTTTAA
- the galU gene encoding UTP--glucose-1-phosphate uridylyltransferase GalU, translating to MEIRKAVVPVAGLGTRFLPATKAIPKEMLTIVDRPTIQYIVEEIVASGIKEVVLVTASGKSAIENHFDYSFELETFLSQKGKLNLLREVRHISQLIDVVSVRQKEPLGLGHAVMVTETVIGNDPFLVVLGDDLVDSDVPCAYQMLQVFRKFQESVVAVQRVPHDEIYRYGIVEGVEVEKGIFKVSRLIEKPSPGTTKSNLAIIGRYVLRPEIFGCLKRTSPGVGGEIQLTDALDSLRRERALYAYEFKGKRFDAGDKFGYLQATVNFALDHPELGAKFAEYLKQVVERL from the coding sequence ATGGAAATTAGAAAGGCTGTAGTACCTGTTGCAGGACTAGGGACTCGATTTCTTCCGGCTACCAAGGCCATTCCAAAGGAAATGCTAACTATTGTGGATAGGCCTACGATTCAATACATTGTAGAAGAGATTGTAGCCTCTGGTATCAAGGAAGTGGTATTGGTCACTGCATCTGGAAAGAGCGCAATAGAAAATCACTTTGATTATTCCTTTGAACTCGAGACCTTTCTATCCCAAAAGGGAAAACTCAACCTTTTGAGGGAGGTTCGTCACATATCACAGCTAATAGACGTGGTATCGGTTCGGCAAAAGGAGCCATTGGGTCTGGGCCACGCCGTTATGGTAACAGAGACAGTAATCGGCAACGATCCTTTTTTAGTGGTATTGGGAGATGACCTTGTAGATTCAGATGTGCCATGTGCCTATCAAATGCTGCAGGTGTTTAGAAAATTCCAGGAATCAGTCGTAGCAGTTCAGAGGGTGCCACATGACGAAATTTACCGTTATGGAATAGTTGAAGGTGTTGAAGTGGAAAAGGGGATATTTAAGGTCTCAAGGCTAATTGAGAAACCATCTCCTGGAACCACAAAGTCAAACCTTGCGATTATAGGTAGGTATGTATTGAGGCCTGAAATCTTTGGGTGCTTAAAGAGAACCTCGCCCGGTGTGGGAGGAGAAATTCAGCTAACGGACGCACTTGATTCTTTAAGAAGAGAACGAGCCCTTTATGCATATGAATTCAAGGGTAAACGCTTTGACGCAGGAGATAAGTTTGGCTATTTGCAGGCTACTGTAAATTTTGCCCTAGATCACCCAGAACTTGGGGCAAAGTTCGCAGAATATCTGAAGCAGGTCGTGGAAAGACTTTGA
- the resB gene encoding cytochrome c biogenesis protein ResB: MKSQKKSDNPILNFFSSVKLAVVIFIILAIASIVGTIIPQGESLHFYLDRYGPNLFNLIRWLHLDDTYHSWWYLALLGLFSLNLLVCISRRLPYTLELIRRDSSNVDADKLLRMPFKASWSLSRSLDDSKQGALLNTFSKIAGRIKKERSLEDGSRVYLVEKGKWSYWGLYGLHFSLLIIFLGAIIGNFFGFGGSIMIAEGESTDHIYRRGDGTPIPLGFTIRCDKFDVQFYDNGAPKLFRSDLTVIENGKEVLKKEVLVNSPLTYKGVRFYQSSYQAIPTVKLKLSRSDGGSKDLSIPAYKKIPLPEEGLEIGIMQYIPNVHGVPAIRLWVGTPNGGSQVIWVLKGRDGEFNNQKVLYRVSLEGIKNNFMTGLQVKKDPGVPLVYLGCIGLILGIFIAFWVPHKRLWLMIRPKGKATEVIVAGQINKNKTGFKKEFEELKTQISASLGEKI; the protein is encoded by the coding sequence ATGAAAAGTCAAAAGAAGAGCGACAATCCCATACTCAATTTTTTTTCATCTGTAAAACTTGCTGTAGTCATCTTTATCATCCTGGCAATTGCCTCAATAGTGGGGACAATCATTCCCCAAGGAGAGAGCTTACATTTTTACCTTGATCGATACGGTCCCAATCTTTTTAATTTAATCCGATGGTTACATCTGGATGACACGTATCATTCCTGGTGGTATTTGGCACTTTTAGGACTTTTTTCCCTAAATCTCCTTGTATGCATTTCAAGGAGACTCCCATACACTCTTGAACTTATCAGGCGAGACAGTTCAAATGTCGATGCTGACAAACTCTTAAGAATGCCTTTTAAGGCCTCGTGGTCTCTTAGTCGTTCACTTGACGACTCCAAGCAAGGGGCTCTCCTTAATACTTTTTCAAAAATTGCAGGACGCATTAAAAAAGAACGGTCGCTTGAAGATGGCTCAAGAGTGTATCTAGTAGAAAAAGGAAAATGGAGTTATTGGGGGCTTTATGGGCTACATTTCAGCCTTCTCATAATATTTTTAGGGGCAATCATCGGAAATTTCTTTGGCTTCGGCGGTAGTATCATGATCGCCGAGGGCGAAAGCACAGATCATATCTACCGTCGCGGCGACGGCACCCCTATTCCTTTGGGATTTACCATTCGATGCGACAAGTTTGATGTACAATTCTATGACAATGGCGCTCCTAAACTCTTCAGATCAGACTTGACTGTAATTGAAAATGGCAAAGAGGTCCTAAAGAAAGAGGTCTTAGTGAATTCCCCGCTCACCTACAAAGGTGTTCGTTTTTATCAGTCTTCATACCAGGCAATCCCAACTGTCAAATTAAAGTTGAGTCGCTCTGACGGAGGTTCAAAAGATCTTTCTATTCCCGCATACAAGAAAATCCCCCTGCCAGAAGAGGGCCTGGAGATCGGAATAATGCAATATATACCCAATGTACATGGAGTCCCAGCTATTCGCCTCTGGGTTGGCACACCTAATGGCGGCTCACAGGTCATATGGGTACTAAAAGGAAGAGACGGAGAATTTAACAACCAAAAAGTCCTCTACAGGGTCTCATTAGAAGGAATAAAAAATAATTTTATGACGGGACTTCAAGTTAAAAAGGACCCTGGAGTACCATTGGTGTATCTCGGATGCATTGGCCTAATACTTGGCATATTTATCGCCTTTTGGGTACCACACAAGCGACTCTGGTTGATGATAAGGCCTAAGGGCAAGGCTACTGAAGTCATTGTCGCAGGACAAATCAACAAAAACAAGACTGGCTTCAAAAAAGAATTTGAAGAGTTAAAGACACAAATCAGCGCTTCATTAGGAGAAAAAATATGA